TATATCGGTGGTCGCTTTGTCCTTCATTATCTGGAGGATGCGAAATCGCGAGTCCTGGTGAGCGATACTAACGGTAAGAAACAGTACGAGCTGAAGCTGCCAGGGGTGGGCTCAGTGAAGGGGTTTAATGGTGAGCCGAATGAAGTCGAGACCTTCTACGCTTTCTCTAATTTTATTACCCCGCCGAGTATCTATCACCTGAATGTACAGACTGGCGAAACCAAACTGTTCAAGCAGCCAAAATATGCAGCAGATTTTTCCGACCTGACTGTGAGCCAGCATTTCTATAAGAGTAAGGACGGTACCCGGGTGCCCCTATTCCTGGTGCATAAGAAGGGAATGAAGCGCGATGGCTCCAACCCCACGCTGCTTTATGGGTATGGTGGTTTTAACTCCGCTCAGTTACCGCGCTTCTACAACCGCTTTGTCGGTTGGTTAGATATGGGCGGCACCCTGGCGCTGGCCAACTTGCGCGGTGGTAGCGAGTACGGCAATGCTTGGCACCAGGCGGGTACCAAGACGCAAAAGCAAAATGTCTTCGATGATTTTATCGCTGCAGCTGAGTGGCTGATCGAGGAGAAAGTCACCTCTCCTGAAAAGCTTGCTATCAGTGGTCGCTCCAATGGTGGACTATTGGCCGGGGCAACGTTGGTACAACGCCCAGACTTGTTTGCAGCGGCATTACCGGTGGTCGGTGTCCTGGACATGCTGCGTTACCACACCGCTTCCGCTAATGCCCGGCAGTGGTCGAGCGATTATGGGCTTAGTGAAAATCGTGATGAGTTCAAAGCGCTCCATGCCTATTCTCCGGTCCACAACACCCGTGAGGGCACCTGCTATCCGGCCACGCTAATCACCACTGCCGATCGCGATGATCGAGTGGTTCCCTGGCACAGCTACAAATTTGCGGCAGCCCTACAAAGAGATCAGGGCTGTGACAAACCGGTCTGGCTTGCCGTGGAAACTCGGGCTGGGCACGGTGCAGGCAAGCCGGTATGGATGCAGGTGGAAGACTTCGCCAATCAGTGGAGCTTCCTTGCCTACCAGCTGGGCATGAAAATCGAGTAGCCTTTTCAACTAACCCAACAAAAGTAATAGCGGGATCAATCAAAAAAACTCCCGGTAGGACGATTGTAGATAGGGTTTAGTTTTGGGGCGGTGTCACTAGTGAAGTTAGTGTGCCGCCCACTCTGTCGGAGTGGTGGTATCGCCAACCGGTCTGCCCTTCCGGAAGGAGGTGGCTTCGATAGAGCTAATCACTGGGTATGAATAACGATAACAACTCATCCGGTGGATTTATGAAACACGCATTTGTAACCGGGGGAACCGGTTTTCTCGGCGCTAATTTGGTAGAGCAATTGGTTGGTGATGGATGGAAAGTTACCGCCATGCATCGGCGCACCTCCAATACCG
This DNA window, taken from Microbulbifer sp. VAAF005, encodes the following:
- a CDS encoding prolyl oligopeptidase family serine peptidase, producing the protein MKRQLVALVAGALAAVSVHAADSYPDSKPGAQIDEYFGQKVADPYRWMEKMSTDEVNSWVAKQNDHSLPRLKELPGWQKINDRLAELWRYERYGVPYKKGDSYYYSYNTGDWDQNVFYKASSLSAEGDTVLDPRTLSEDGTIAAKRLKVSPKGRYLAYGISDGGTDWTDYRIRDLKTGKDLKEQLTGIKFSDASWAPDESGFYYSRYPFNRDGTADDSKQVAVYFHRLGDAQESDQLVYEITDHPTRNPGASVSDDGNYLLFGIFDGYDSNGFYYRDLRDESGKVVKLLDDWDGLYQYLGNKGSTFYFETSAGAPLGRVIAIDLNKPQRKHWRDLVPETTSALQSASYIGGRFVLHYLEDAKSRVLVSDTNGKKQYELKLPGVGSVKGFNGEPNEVETFYAFSNFITPPSIYHLNVQTGETKLFKQPKYAADFSDLTVSQHFYKSKDGTRVPLFLVHKKGMKRDGSNPTLLYGYGGFNSAQLPRFYNRFVGWLDMGGTLALANLRGGSEYGNAWHQAGTKTQKQNVFDDFIAAAEWLIEEKVTSPEKLAISGRSNGGLLAGATLVQRPDLFAAALPVVGVLDMLRYHTASANARQWSSDYGLSENRDEFKALHAYSPVHNTREGTCYPATLITTADRDDRVVPWHSYKFAAALQRDQGCDKPVWLAVETRAGHGAGKPVWMQVEDFANQWSFLAYQLGMKIE